The following is a genomic window from Pectobacterium carotovorum.
TCTTCATCGGCCTGGACGGCGGCATCGATGGTCTGGTACACCTGTCCGACATCTCCTGGAACGTGGCTGGCGAAGAAGCCGTTCGCGAATACAAGAAAGGTGATGAAATCGCCGCGGTTGTTCTGCAGGTTGACGCAGAGCGCGAGCGTATCTCCCTGGGCGTGAAACAACTGGCTGAAGATCCGTTCAATAACTACCTGTCTGTTAACAAGAAAGGTGCTATTGTTACTGGTAAAGTTACAGCAGTTGACGCCAAAGGTGCTACAGTTGAATTAGCAGACGGCGTAGAAGGCTACCTGCGTGCTTCTGAAGCTTCTCGTGACCGCGTTGAAGACGCAACACTGGTACTGAACGTTGGCGACAGCGTTGAAGCGAAATACACCGGTGTTGATCGTAAAAACCGCGTTGTTAGCCTGTCTGTCCGTGCGAAAGACGAAGCTGACGAGAAAGATGCAATCGCAACTGTCAACAACAAGCCTGAAGAAAGCAATTTCTCCAACGCAATGGCAGAAGCGTTCAAAGCAGCTAAAGGCGAGTAATCACAACGGTAGAATGAGCAACGTAAGTTGCTCATTCTTGTAACGGTAGTCAGTTATCCTGGTTATTGATAGCCACGCATTTGGAGGAGCTATGACCAAGTCTGAACTTATTGAAAGGCTTGCTGGACAGCAATCTCATATCCCGGCCAAAGTGGTTGAGGATGCAGTGAAAGAAATGCTCGAACAAATGGCTTCTACGTTAGCCGAAGGCGATCGTATAGAAATCCGTGGGTTTGGCAGCTTTTCACTTCACTACCGTGCACCGCGTGTAGGTCGTAATCCGAAAACGGGTGATAAAGTTGAGCTGGAAGGTAAGTATGTCCCTCACTTTAAACCGGGCAAGGAACTCCGCGACCGCGCTAACATTTATGGTTAATCGTTAGCCATAAATACCAGCCTTATAAAAGCACCCTTTATTGGGTGCTTTTTTATGCTTATCATTGTTCTTCTTTTTTCCGAAATGCTACACGATAGATGACTTAGCCTGATGATCAATCAGGGACGATCCTACGCTGTACGCCGCTTCTTTCCCGCTTATTCGATCGACGCAGTGATCGTCCACACACGAAATATGAATTTTTTGATTTCCAACCGTTTGGATGTTGAAGTTTTGACGGTTGTTACCTACTTTTCATTCGGTACATTAACATTTCTAATGCGTTATCTCTAAATAAGGAAAGTGTATGAGTGAAGCGTGTGGTCATTCCGGCAGCATAAGCTGTTCCTGTTGCAGTCCTCTGTGGAAATCATTTCTCCCTAAAACGTCAATTGAGATCCCGGAAGAAGAGAATAGTCTGTTTACCGAAACGAAATTGTTCCGTTCTGCGCTAAATAAAGACGGTAGTCCTGGAAAAGCGATTCTGACGCTGGAGGACGGGCGGGACGTTGCGGTTGAAGCGATGGGGATTCATGACGGACTGGTGGTTGCAACGGGTTCATATCAAGATGTGAAGGTCAAAATGCCGAAAAACACATCGGAGCACCTATTATCAGGTAAGCAAGCACTGTTGCCAGGACTGATTGAACCGCATGTACATATCATTAATACGGCGATGTTATCTGCTATCGGCAATGATGTTAGTCCGTTTGAAGAACAGATATTACGCAACGATTATAATAGAGATTGGGTGACATCCAATCTGGCTAAGAAGGTGGCGGGAAAGTCGGATTTGGACTGGCTTATTGGCTTTGGTGCCGACCCTTCCTTGTTTATTGGCGGAGAGAAGGAATTCAATGCCACCATTCTTGATGAGCATGTGACGGATAAAAGACCCGTTTTTGTCATCAATGCCTCGATGCACCTTGCCTATATCAACACCTGTGCCATTAAACTTGTCAAAACTAAAGGCGTTGATGCTCCATCAGACGGCATTTTGAAAGAAATCACGGGTATAGAGCCCGTTGTGGACGTCATTACCCGTAGTTACCCCCAAACAGAATTGGCGGCGAAGTTAGTCGCCGCAGTGCACCATTTGTTTGGTGTAGCGAGTCAGCGCGGTGTGACTTATATGCTCGATGCGGGCGTTGAGCCCAAAAGCGAGCAGTCTGCTTTTGATCAAGTGAACTTGCTGAATAAATGGGCGCATCTGCCGGGCTGTCCGGTGCGGATTGGTGGCGCGCTGCTCGTGACGAGTGATAATGATTTCAAGAGTAACGTGGTTGATTCTTACACCCCAGGATACGGTGATGAACATTTTCACTTACCGTATATCAAGATTATTTCGGATGGCTCTAATCAAGGGCTGACGGGATATCAATCCTCGCCATATTGCTGTAACAGCAGCTATGAAAAAACGCCGAGTGAAACAAATATCGGTGCCTTTAACTTCGATCCTCTCACGAGCATCAATACGCTGGTGGGTAGCGTTGTGCAACATAAATGGCCGTTGATGATTCATACGAATGGCGATGAAGCCATTAGGCTGACGTTAGCGTCATTTAAAGAGGCTGGTGTGACATCGGCTACTTATGAACAGCGCCGCGATCGTTTGGAACATGCATCCTTGCTGACTGATGAGCATCTGTCTGAAATGGTGCTACGCGGTATTTCGCCTAGCTTCTTAATTGGTCATGTGGGGTATTGGGGCTGGGCATTTCAGCAAACCATATTGGGAGAGGAGCGCGCAGATCACCTCGACCGCTGCCAATCCGCTCTTAATCACGGGATGAGGATTACGCTACACAGCGATAACGGTGTTACACCGCTTGGCCCGCTGCGCATGATGGAACAGGCTATTTCACGGGTGATGGAAGGCGCACCTCAACAGGCGGCTCCTGCTGTGTTGCGCGAGCAAGAGCGGATTTCCCGTTTCGCCGCGCTTAAAGCCGCGACCTATGATGCCGCCTGGCAATGTCATGCCGATCGGTGGGTAGGTTCGCTCGTCGCAGGTAAATGTGCTGATTTTGTGATTCTGGCAGATTCCCCGTTGACCTATGACTCAGCAGATAAGAATAACCCAGTCAAAGGTATGCGTGATATCCCGGTTCTGGAAACCTGGAAAGGGGGGCGTAAGGTGCATTCAGGCGCTGGTCATTCTTAACGCCGCGATTTGTCATGCTAAAACCCCGCGTTATCAATGACTGATAACGCGGGAAAAGGCTTACTTATTGTGACGCGCTTTCAGGCGGTTGATGATAGTCGCCAGATCTAAATCCTGATCCTGCAACAGCACCAGCAGGTGGTACATTAAATCCGCTGCTTCATTGGTCAGCTCCTCGCGGTCATGTACCGTTGCCGCGAGTGCGGTTTCCAGTCCTTCCTCACCCACTTTCTGCGCAATGCGCTTGGTGCCGCTGGCATACAGGCGTGCGGTATACGAGCTATCCGGGTCAGCGTGCTTACGCTCGGCCAGTAGTTGCTCCAACTGATAGAGGAACGTCCAGTCGCTGGCAGCAGGCGAGAAGCAACTGCTGGTCCCCAGATGACAGGTTGGCCCGATAGGGTTGACCAGAATCAGCAGGGTATCATTATCGCAGTCTGGCGTAATCGAGACGACATTCAGGAAATGGCCGGAAGATTCGCCTTTGGTCCACAGCCGCTGCTTGGTACGCGAGAAAAACGTGACTTTGCCGCTCTTCTCCGTGGCCTGTAAGGCGTCCTGATTCATGTAGCCCAGCATCAACACTTCACCGGATACCGCGTGTTGCACGACAACCGGCAGCATGCCGTCCGTTTTTTCCCAATCGAGTTGGTTCCGTTGTTCGTCGTTTAGAAAGAACTCTTCGCTTAACACACTCGAATCTCCACACCCTGTTGCTTAAGATATTGTTTCAGTTCGCCAATATTAATAATTTGCTTGTGAAACACCGATGCTGCCAGCGCGCCATCCACGTGGGCGGTTTGGAATGCATCCAGAAAATGTTCCATGGTGCCTGCGCCGCCGGAAGCGATAAGTGGAACATTACAGACATCACGCACCAGATTTAGCTGGTGTAAATCATAGCCGTTGCGCACGCCGTCCTGATTCATCATGTTCAGAACAATTTCACCCGCGCCGCGCTTTTGCACTTCCTTTACCCAATCCAGCGTTTCCCAGGTCGTGACCTTGGTTCGTGCTTCATCA
Proteins encoded in this region:
- the ihfB gene encoding integration host factor subunit beta; translation: MTKSELIERLAGQQSHIPAKVVEDAVKEMLEQMASTLAEGDRIEIRGFGSFSLHYRAPRVGRNPKTGDKVELEGKYVPHFKPGKELRDRANIYG
- a CDS encoding amidohydrolase; translation: MSEACGHSGSISCSCCSPLWKSFLPKTSIEIPEEENSLFTETKLFRSALNKDGSPGKAILTLEDGRDVAVEAMGIHDGLVVATGSYQDVKVKMPKNTSEHLLSGKQALLPGLIEPHVHIINTAMLSAIGNDVSPFEEQILRNDYNRDWVTSNLAKKVAGKSDLDWLIGFGADPSLFIGGEKEFNATILDEHVTDKRPVFVINASMHLAYINTCAIKLVKTKGVDAPSDGILKEITGIEPVVDVITRSYPQTELAAKLVAAVHHLFGVASQRGVTYMLDAGVEPKSEQSAFDQVNLLNKWAHLPGCPVRIGGALLVTSDNDFKSNVVDSYTPGYGDEHFHLPYIKIISDGSNQGLTGYQSSPYCCNSSYEKTPSETNIGAFNFDPLTSINTLVGSVVQHKWPLMIHTNGDEAIRLTLASFKEAGVTSATYEQRRDRLEHASLLTDEHLSEMVLRGISPSFLIGHVGYWGWAFQQTILGEERADHLDRCQSALNHGMRITLHSDNGVTPLGPLRMMEQAISRVMEGAPQQAAPAVLREQERISRFAALKAATYDAAWQCHADRWVGSLVAGKCADFVILADSPLTYDSADKNNPVKGMRDIPVLETWKGGRKVHSGAGHS
- the hisIE gene encoding bifunctional phosphoribosyl-AMP cyclohydrolase/phosphoribosyl-ATP diphosphatase HisIE, producing the protein MLSEEFFLNDEQRNQLDWEKTDGMLPVVVQHAVSGEVLMLGYMNQDALQATEKSGKVTFFSRTKQRLWTKGESSGHFLNVVSITPDCDNDTLLILVNPIGPTCHLGTSSCFSPAASDWTFLYQLEQLLAERKHADPDSSYTARLYASGTKRIAQKVGEEGLETALAATVHDREELTNEAADLMYHLLVLLQDQDLDLATIINRLKARHNK